TATCACTGACCGACAAGGGAATCTGCGTCGGTATGGGTAGGCAATGCGGTCCGATCAGGGCGAAGAGCTTTGTTCAGGTTCTTCCAGACCCGGGGCAAAATTTTCTTGGACGATCGGTCTTCTCTGATGCCAGGACAGGGGCTCTTTAAGATCGATAGGCCCTGACATGAACAATACCGATCGGGCTCTTTCTTGTCATAGGATGGGAGAAAGGCGAACCTGGTCCATTGTGTCAGGATCACCAAATGAAGATGATCGTCGACCCCTACGATGATGGCTTAAGACAAAACGATGTCCAGGTTGACCAATACACGATCGCCCATCAATTTTGTCTACTGGTGATAATATATGTGGACAGGGTGCCATCAACATTAGTCTTATATAGAAGGACAAACATTCCAAGGGCCGTACTAGCATAGCTAGGCGTTAGATTTCAGAACAGGGAGGTATGTAAAATGTCAATGGGAAACACACCGATACTCATCCTTAAGGAGGGTACAAAGCGTGACAAGGGTAAGGACGCCCAGTACAACAACATCATGGCCGCCAGGGCCATCGCTGACGCGGTCCGGAGCACCCTTGGTCCCCGTGGTATGGACAAGATGCTCGTCGACACTTTGGGCGACGTGGTCATCACCAACGACGGAGTAACCATCTTGAAGGAGATTGATGTCGATCATCCGGCCGCCAAGATGCTGGTCGAGGTCGCCAAGACCCAGGATGAGGAATGCGGAGACGGAACCACGACCGCAGTAGTCCTCGCAGGAGAACTATTGAAGAAGGCCATCGACCTGATCGATGCCAACGTTCACCCGACCGTCATCACTCACGGATACAGGCTGGCAGCATCCAAGGCCATGGAGGTCCTGGATGCATCCGCCATCGATCTCAAGTTCGACGACCGCGCAACGCTCATCAAGATCGCTCAGACCGCCATGATGTCCAAGTCCGTGGTCGGCTCGAAGGAACTGATGGCCAATGTCTCGGTCGACGCCGTAAGGAAGGTAGCCGAGAAGGTCGGAAAGAAGTACGTCGTAGACATGGACAACATCCAGGTCGTCAAGAAGACCGGCGGATCGATGGAGGACACGATCACCATCGACGGCATCATCGTCGACAAGGAACCGGTCCACCCGGCCATGCCGAAGAGGGTCGAGAAGGCCAAGATCGCCCTGCTCGACGCCGCTCTCGAGGTCAAGAAGACCGAGGTCGACGCCAAGATCGAGATCACCGACCCGAACCAGATGCAGGCATTCCTCGATGAGGAAGAGAACATGCTGAAGAAGATGGTCGCCAAGATCAAGGCCACCGGCGCCAACGCAGTATTCTGCCAGAAGGGCGTGGACG
The sequence above is drawn from the Methanomassiliicoccales archaeon genome and encodes:
- the thsB gene encoding thermosome subunit beta, translated to MSMGNTPILILKEGTKRDKGKDAQYNNIMAARAIADAVRSTLGPRGMDKMLVDTLGDVVITNDGVTILKEIDVDHPAAKMLVEVAKTQDEECGDGTTTAVVLAGELLKKAIDLIDANVHPTVITHGYRLAASKAMEVLDASAIDLKFDDRATLIKIAQTAMMSKSVVGSKELMANVSVDAVRKVAEKVGKKYVVDMDNIQVVKKTGGSMEDTITIDGIIVDKEPVHPAMPKRVEKAKIALLDAALEVKKTEVDAKIEITDPNQMQAFLDEEENMLKKMVAKIKATGANAVFCQKGVDDLVQHYLAKEKIYAVRRVKKSDIEKLAKATGANVVTKVDELEAADLGFAGLIEVRKIQDDEMSFITGCKNPKAVSVLIRGGTEHVIAEIERSLDDAMSVVAVAIEEGRMLTGGGSTAEEVAMKLRAYSASVGGREQIAIDAFASAMEVVPTALSENAGLDPIDILIELRKAHKNGKIHAGVNVFTGQVEDMLKLNVLEPFCVGRQAINSATDAAVMILRIDDVIASKGGHAGGGMPGGMPGMEGMGGED